In a genomic window of Urocitellus parryii isolate mUroPar1 chromosome 2, mUroPar1.hap1, whole genome shotgun sequence:
- the Gtpbp8 gene encoding GTP-binding protein 8 yields MAAPWLRLGMEQLFKMPAAMGRQGRAYSTSQTFAEVLRLPKKQLTKLVYPLQELEQHLVPDSRPDLHLRVFDPSLEDISRAESVFASSARNRIEYISSAVRLDHAPDLSRPEVCFIGRSNVGKSSLIKALFSLAPEVEVRVSKKPGHTKKMNFFKVGKYFTVVDMPGYGYRAPEDFVDMVEAYLKERRNLKRTFLLVDSAVGITKTDNIAIEMCEEFALPYVMVLTKIDKSSKGHLLKQVLQIQKFVNTQTQGCFPQLFPVSAVTYSGIHLLKCFIANITGNLN; encoded by the exons atggCTGCGCCCTGGCTACGGCTTGGAATGGAGCAGCTCTTTAAGATGCCGGCGGCAATGGGCCGCCAAGGCCGAGCTTACAGCACGTCCCAGACTTTTGCTGAGGTACTACGGCTGCCGAAGAAGCAGCTGACCAAGCTAGTGTACCCGCTGCAGGAACTCGAGCAGCACCTTGTTCCGGACTCAAGGCCCGACCTTCACCTCAGGGTCTTCGACCCTAGCCTGGAGGATATCTCCAGAGCGGAGAGTGTTTTCGCTTCCTCCGCCCGGAACCGTATTGAGTACATCAGTTCCGCGGTGCGGCTAGATCACGCCCCGGACCTCTCCCGACCTGAG GTATGTTTTATAGGCAGAAGCAATGTTGGAAAATCGTCCCTAATAAAGGCTTTATTTTCATTGGCCCCGGAGGTTGAAGTTAGAGTCTCCAAAAAACCG ggtcatacaaagaaaatgaattttttcaaaGTTGGAAAGTATTTTACAGTTGTGGACATGCCAGGTTATGGCTATAGAGCACCAGAAGACTTTGTTGACATGGTAGAGGCCTATCTAAAAGAACGAAGGAA tTTGAAGAGGACATTTTTATTAGTGGATAGTGCTGTTGGAATTACAAAAACAGACAATATTGCCATAGAAATGTGTGAAGAATTTGCATTACCTTATGTG ATGGTATTaacaaaaattgacaaatcttCCAAAGGACATCTTTTAAAACAAGTACTTCAGATCCAGAAATTTGTCAACACTCAAACACAAGGATGTTTTCCTCAACTGTTTCCTGTAAG